CACAGTTTCTACGGCATACGATGTACTTCAGTGGGCTGTTGCAACCGGAGAACCGGGGCACACATTCGTTTTGGTGGATGCAAATGGAAAAATTGCCTGGATTCAAGATTATGGCGCGCCGCAAAATCGGGGTGTGATGTATGTTCCCGTTGAAGAATTAGTCAGTGAAATTACTACACATTTGAAGGAGAAATAAGAACGATGAAACGAATCTGGATATTGGTGGTGCTGGCTGTTATGCTCGCAGCATGTACACCCTCCGGGGATAGTGCCAGCACCGAAGTAGAATCCGCTTCCCCAGGTATGGGCATGGGGCCAGGCTCCGGCATGATGGAGCGCCACCGCGCCAGCGTCCCGGCTGATTTCGCTGGCTTGACCAACCCCATCGCCGCGGACGATGAATCCATCACCCGTGGTGAAGAAGTGTTCACTACGCAATGTGCTACCTGTCATGGCGATGGTGGCATGGGCGACGGTCCTGGGGGTGCCTCGTTGGATCCGGCGCCGGCTGCCATTGCACATACCAGCCAGATGATGAGCGATGCCTATTTATTCTGGCGTATCACGGAGGGCGGTATTCCTTTTGAGACTTCCATGATTCCGTATCGTGATATTCTCGACGAACAGGCGCGCTGGGATGTGATCAACTATATTCGCGCTTTGGGCAGCGGACAGGTGATGCCGCAGGGAAATATGGGCGGCAACGCCTTTGACCCGGAACTTGAAGCCGCCCAGCGTGCCGAGATGCTCTCCACTGCGGTTGAGCAAGGTGTGATTACCCAGGAAGAAGCCGATAATTTTAATCTTGTGCATGGTGAAGTGGACGTGTATACATCCTCCCAGGGAATTGCTGGCATGGGAAGTAGCGACCGCCCAGACGTGTTGGAAGCTGTTCTGTTGGAATTAGTCAATAGTGGAGTTTTGGCACAGGATCAGGCCGATTCATTCATGGATGTGCATGATCGCTTGATGGACGCGGGATTAATGCAGTGATATAGTGATGGCAGTTTACGGTCGTAAAAAAGCATAAAAATATCAGGGATATTTTTATGCTTTTTTGTATGATTTTTGGGAAGTAAGGAAAACACTTGAGTTTATGATTTGCCAGTATAATTGTGGTAATACCCCGGTAGCATATCAAGGAGCATAACATGAGAGTATTAACGCTTTTGGCGGATGAATATGACTTAGACCGTTTTAAGAAACGCTTGGCGTTAAGTGGTTATCATGTGATCCAGGCGAAAACGGAACAAGAAGCCTGGGATGTATTACAGCGCGATAAAATTCAGGTGATT
Above is a window of Chloroflexota bacterium DNA encoding:
- a CDS encoding redoxin domain-containing protein — translated: MQQIVDLQTDPAFQSLDVALLSVAFDTTTEQSQGVIDYGIDESATPLLSDSEHTVSTAYDVLQWAVATGEPGHTFVLVDANGKIAWIQDYGAPQNRGVMYVPVEELVSEITTHLKEK
- a CDS encoding cytochrome c, with the translated sequence MKRIWILVVLAVMLAACTPSGDSASTEVESASPGMGMGPGSGMMERHRASVPADFAGLTNPIAADDESITRGEEVFTTQCATCHGDGGMGDGPGGASLDPAPAAIAHTSQMMSDAYLFWRITEGGIPFETSMIPYRDILDEQARWDVINYIRALGSGQVMPQGNMGGNAFDPELEAAQRAEMLSTAVEQGVITQEEADNFNLVHGEVDVYTSSQGIAGMGSSDRPDVLEAVLLELVNSGVLAQDQADSFMDVHDRLMDAGLMQ